In Streptomyces sp. NBC_01551, one DNA window encodes the following:
- the ilvD gene encoding dihydroxy-acid dehydratase, translating to MPELRSRTVTHGRNMAGARALMRASGVASEDIGKPIIAVANSFTEFVPGHTHLAPVGRIVSDAIRAAGAIPREFNTIAVDDGIAMGHAGMLYSLPSRDLIADSVEYMVEAHCADALICISNCDKITPGMLMAAMRLNIPVVFVSGGPMEAGQATLVDGTVRKLDLIDAMVDASNENVSDEDVLRIEENACPTCGSCSGMFTANSMNCLAEAIGLALPGNGSVLATHTARRALYEDAGRTVVEITKRYYEGDDASVLPRNIATRQAFENAMALDIAMGGSTNTILHLLAAAQEAGLDYDLTDIDEVSRRVPCLAKVAPNVAPGGTYYMEDIHRAGGIPAILGELHRGGLLNKDVTTVHSENLEDWLAKWDARSGTASEEAMELWHAAPGCKRSATAFSQSERWETLDLDAEGGCIRSVQHAYSKDGGLAVLRGNIAADGCVVKTAGVDESIWTFEGPAVVCESQDEAVEKILTKQIKAGDVVVIRYEGPRGGPGMQEMLYPTSFLKGRGLGKVCALVTDGRFSGGTSGLSIGHASPEAASGGTIAVAEDGDRIRIDIPNRSIELLVDDATLAARHAALNGVYAPKDRERKVSAALRAYAAMATSADKGAVRDVSRLG from the coding sequence ATGCCCGAGCTGAGGTCCCGCACCGTCACCCACGGCCGCAACATGGCAGGCGCACGTGCGCTGATGCGCGCCTCGGGCGTAGCGAGCGAGGACATCGGCAAGCCGATCATCGCGGTCGCCAACTCCTTCACGGAGTTCGTGCCCGGCCACACCCACCTGGCCCCGGTCGGCCGGATCGTCTCCGACGCCATCCGCGCCGCGGGCGCCATCCCGCGCGAGTTCAACACCATCGCGGTCGACGACGGCATCGCCATGGGCCACGCCGGCATGCTCTACTCCCTGCCCTCCCGCGACCTCATCGCGGACAGTGTCGAGTACATGGTCGAGGCCCACTGCGCCGACGCCCTGATCTGCATCTCCAACTGCGACAAGATCACCCCCGGCATGCTGATGGCCGCCATGCGCCTCAACATCCCGGTCGTGTTCGTCTCCGGCGGCCCGATGGAGGCCGGCCAGGCCACCCTCGTCGACGGCACCGTCCGCAAGCTCGACCTGATCGACGCGATGGTCGACGCCTCCAACGAGAACGTCTCCGACGAGGACGTCCTGCGCATCGAGGAGAACGCCTGCCCGACCTGCGGCTCCTGTTCGGGCATGTTCACCGCCAACTCGATGAACTGCCTCGCCGAGGCCATCGGCCTGGCCCTGCCCGGCAACGGCTCCGTCCTCGCCACGCACACCGCCCGCCGCGCCCTGTACGAGGACGCCGGCCGCACGGTCGTGGAGATCACCAAGCGCTACTACGAGGGCGACGACGCGTCCGTCCTGCCGCGCAACATCGCCACCCGCCAGGCCTTCGAGAACGCCATGGCCCTCGACATCGCCATGGGCGGCTCGACGAACACGATCCTCCACCTCCTCGCCGCCGCCCAGGAGGCCGGCCTGGACTACGACCTCACCGACATCGACGAGGTCTCGCGCCGCGTCCCGTGCCTGGCCAAGGTCGCCCCGAACGTGGCGCCCGGCGGCACGTACTACATGGAGGACATCCACCGCGCCGGCGGCATCCCCGCCATCCTGGGCGAGCTGCACCGCGGCGGCCTCCTCAACAAGGACGTCACGACGGTCCACTCGGAGAACCTGGAGGACTGGCTGGCCAAGTGGGACGCCCGCTCCGGCACGGCGTCCGAGGAGGCCATGGAGCTGTGGCACGCGGCCCCCGGCTGCAAGCGCTCCGCGACGGCCTTCTCCCAGTCCGAGCGCTGGGAGACCCTCGACCTCGACGCCGAGGGCGGCTGCATCCGCTCCGTCCAGCACGCGTACTCCAAGGACGGCGGGCTCGCGGTCCTGCGCGGCAACATCGCGGCCGACGGCTGCGTCGTGAAGACGGCCGGCGTCGACGAGTCCATCTGGACCTTCGAGGGCCCGGCGGTCGTCTGCGAGTCGCAGGACGAGGCCGTCGAGAAGATCCTGACGAAGCAGATCAAGGCGGGCGACGTCGTCGTCATCCGCTACGAGGGCCCGCGCGGCGGCCCCGGCATGCAGGAGATGCTCTACCCGACCTCGTTCCTCAAGGGCCGCGGTCTCGGCAAGGTCTGCGCCCTGGTGACGGACGGCCGCTTCTCCGGCGGCACTTCGGGCCTCTCCATCGGCCACGCCTCCCCGGAGGCGGCCTCGGGCGGCACCATCGCGGTCGCCGAGGACGGCGACCGCATCCGCATCGACATCCCGAACCGCTCGATCGAGCTCCTGGTCGACGACGCCACCCTGGCCGCCCGCCACGCGGCCCTGAACGGCGTCTACGCCCCCAAGGACCGCGAGCGCAAGGTCTCCGCGGCCCTGCGCGCCTACGCCGCGATGGCCACGAGCGCCGACAAGGGCGCGGTCCGCGACGTCTCCCGCCTGGGCTGA
- a CDS encoding PQQ-binding-like beta-propeller repeat protein, with amino-acid sequence MHSLRAGYAGLPEYAGQYRLESVLGSGGMGVVRLATSGSGLKLAVKIVHPEHAVDPEFRARFRQEVAAARRVSGAFTAPVVDADPDAERPWMATLFIDAPTLAERVRERVLDPPELTRLAAGLAEALRDIHRAGVVHRDLKPSNVLMAPDGVRVIDFGISRPADSDLRTETGKLIGTPPYMAPEQFQRPRDVGTAADVFALGAVLVHAATGRGPFDSDSHYLVAYQVVHSEPDLTGLPQRLAPLVARCLAKEPAERPTAEALIAEMRAIAYPTSEDTQAFVPQPRRPAEAVEPAQATHRRERIEVEAGAGADPGAGPGAKVVGRRRWRRWAVVAALGLLLAGATIGGYAWLAGPSDQGRPAVRAAGPTPKSFAPWTVTLGNRVSTCSWDTAALYCSGPGVAAARLDPADGSLRWSARTSTDTAQTGAPLHAGGLVLTVTEGGRLLRALDPATGTERWKREMPRGAQAVPAGARVLVTAADGKATALDAASGAVQWTKQLGGVGSAWRAGSERSGGEPVLYVSTPAADGRSTLVTVVDPANGAARTQVRVAGTVEPFGLSNGSLYLLDNDARLMARSVVRVELASRAVRSVRLLAPMLQAQATVGPDGVAYVFGTSGALAAVSGEREQWRLETGVTAASAPAVGDGRVYLTALDGRLLAVDAATHRLVGQTKPRMGGDKLAPTLPAPVVADGKVYASAPDGSVFAVDGANPAGW; translated from the coding sequence GTGCATTCGCTGCGCGCGGGCTACGCGGGGCTTCCGGAGTATGCCGGGCAGTACCGGCTTGAGTCCGTGCTCGGCTCCGGCGGGATGGGTGTCGTCCGTCTGGCCACGTCGGGGTCGGGGCTGAAACTCGCCGTCAAGATCGTTCACCCCGAGCACGCGGTGGATCCGGAGTTCCGGGCGCGGTTCCGGCAGGAGGTCGCGGCCGCGCGGCGGGTGAGCGGGGCGTTCACCGCGCCCGTCGTGGACGCCGATCCGGATGCGGAGCGGCCGTGGATGGCCACCCTGTTCATCGACGCCCCGACGCTCGCCGAGCGGGTACGGGAGCGGGTGCTGGACCCCCCTGAGCTGACCCGGCTCGCCGCCGGGCTGGCGGAGGCGCTGCGGGACATCCACCGGGCCGGGGTCGTGCACCGTGACCTCAAGCCCAGCAACGTGCTGATGGCGCCCGACGGGGTCCGGGTCATCGACTTCGGGATCTCGCGGCCGGCCGACAGCGATCTGCGGACCGAGACGGGCAAGCTGATCGGTACGCCGCCGTACATGGCGCCGGAGCAGTTCCAGCGGCCCCGGGACGTGGGGACGGCGGCCGACGTCTTCGCGCTGGGCGCGGTGCTGGTGCACGCGGCGACGGGGCGGGGGCCGTTCGACTCGGACAGCCACTACCTGGTGGCGTACCAGGTGGTGCACAGCGAGCCCGACCTCACGGGGCTGCCGCAGCGGCTGGCGCCGCTCGTCGCGCGGTGCCTGGCCAAGGAGCCGGCGGAGCGGCCCACGGCCGAGGCGCTGATCGCCGAGATGCGGGCGATCGCGTATCCGACCTCGGAGGACACCCAGGCGTTCGTACCGCAGCCGCGGCGGCCGGCGGAGGCGGTGGAGCCGGCACAGGCCACGCACCGGCGGGAGCGGATCGAGGTCGAGGCCGGGGCCGGGGCCGATCCCGGGGCCGGTCCCGGGGCCAAGGTCGTCGGGCGGCGGCGGTGGCGGCGCTGGGCCGTGGTGGCCGCGCTCGGGCTGCTGCTCGCGGGCGCAACGATCGGTGGGTACGCGTGGCTCGCGGGGCCGTCCGATCAGGGGCGGCCCGCGGTGAGGGCCGCGGGGCCGACGCCGAAGTCCTTCGCGCCGTGGACGGTGACCCTGGGGAATCGGGTCTCGACCTGTTCCTGGGACACCGCGGCCCTGTACTGCTCGGGGCCCGGAGTCGCCGCCGCTCGCCTCGACCCCGCGGACGGCTCGCTGCGGTGGTCCGCCCGCACGTCCACGGACACGGCGCAGACCGGCGCTCCCCTCCACGCCGGCGGCCTGGTGCTCACGGTGACGGAGGGCGGCCGGCTGCTCCGGGCGCTGGATCCGGCGACGGGTACGGAGCGCTGGAAACGCGAGATGCCGCGCGGTGCGCAGGCGGTTCCGGCCGGGGCGCGGGTGCTCGTCACGGCGGCGGACGGGAAGGCCACTGCGCTGGACGCGGCGAGCGGGGCCGTCCAGTGGACGAAGCAGCTCGGCGGGGTGGGTTCCGCCTGGCGCGCGGGATCGGAGCGGTCGGGCGGCGAGCCCGTCCTGTACGTCTCCACCCCCGCCGCGGACGGCAGGTCGACGCTGGTGACGGTGGTCGATCCGGCGAACGGGGCCGCGCGGACACAGGTGCGGGTGGCCGGGACGGTGGAGCCGTTCGGGCTGTCGAACGGCAGCCTCTACCTGCTGGACAACGACGCACGGCTGATGGCCCGCTCGGTCGTGCGCGTCGAACTGGCATCGCGCGCGGTGCGGTCCGTCCGGCTGCTGGCGCCGATGTTGCAGGCCCAGGCGACGGTCGGACCCGACGGGGTCGCGTACGTCTTCGGGACCTCGGGGGCGCTGGCCGCCGTGAGCGGGGAGCGGGAGCAGTGGCGGCTGGAAACGGGTGTCACGGCGGCGTCGGCTCCCGCCGTCGGTGACGGCCGCGTGTACCTCACGGCCCTGGACGGGCGGCTGCTGGCGGTGGACGCCGCGACGCACCGGCTGGTGGGGCAGACGAAGCCCCGGATGGGCGGGGACAAACTGGCGCCGACGCTCCCCGCCCCCGTGGTCGCCGACGGCAAGGTCTACGCCTCCGCGCCGGACGGGTCGGTGTTCGCGGTGGACGGGGCGAACCCCGCCGGGTGGTGA
- a CDS encoding SH3 domain-containing protein, giving the protein MSVENDSSHVNTVADGSGFQTFPVAPGYRVNVRSGPSTTYPIVKVLPYGASVTIRCQTPGERVSGPYGTSNIWDCIGNGQFVADSYVKTGADGYVANRCA; this is encoded by the coding sequence ATGTCGGTTGAGAACGATTCAAGCCACGTCAACACGGTGGCCGACGGCTCCGGATTCCAGACGTTCCCGGTCGCACCGGGCTACCGTGTGAACGTCCGCAGCGGCCCGTCCACCACCTATCCGATCGTCAAGGTGCTTCCCTACGGGGCATCCGTGACCATTCGCTGCCAGACGCCGGGCGAGCGGGTCAGCGGCCCGTACGGCACCTCGAACATCTGGGACTGCATCGGCAACGGCCAGTTCGTCGCCGACTCCTACGTGAAGACGGGCGCCGACGGCTACGTGGCCAACCGCTGCGCCTGA
- a CDS encoding ABC transporter ATP-binding protein, with translation MMNNPQAPPAAPTAPTGEPAPPAVHAHGLTVARGTGRTPRTVIDSIAFDVPRGRITGLLGPSGCGKSTLMRAIVGTQAHVTGTLDVLGRPAGHPELRSRIGYVTQAPSVYDDLTVRQNLDYFAAVLDPGRAAADRRRTAVDRAITDVDLTTRAGALAGNLSGGQRSRVSLAVALLGTPELLVLDEPTVGLDPVLRRDLWNLFHDIAATRGATILVSSHVMDEAERCHDLLLMREGRILAQDTPDALRTRTHSATVEEGFLRLVDEANALATQERTP, from the coding sequence ATGATGAATAACCCGCAGGCGCCACCCGCGGCGCCCACCGCCCCCACCGGCGAGCCGGCCCCGCCCGCCGTCCACGCCCACGGCCTCACCGTCGCCCGCGGCACCGGCCGCACCCCCCGCACCGTCATCGACTCCATCGCCTTCGACGTCCCCCGCGGCCGCATCACCGGCCTCCTCGGACCCTCCGGCTGCGGCAAATCCACCCTCATGCGCGCCATCGTCGGCACCCAGGCCCACGTCACCGGCACCCTCGACGTCCTCGGCCGCCCCGCCGGACACCCCGAGCTCCGCTCCCGCATCGGCTACGTCACCCAGGCCCCCTCCGTCTACGACGACCTCACCGTCCGGCAGAACCTCGACTACTTCGCCGCCGTCCTCGACCCCGGCCGCGCCGCCGCCGACCGCCGACGCACCGCCGTCGACCGCGCCATCACCGACGTCGACCTCACCACCCGCGCCGGAGCCCTCGCCGGCAACCTCTCCGGCGGCCAGCGCAGCCGCGTCTCCCTCGCCGTCGCGCTCCTCGGCACCCCCGAGCTGCTCGTCCTCGACGAACCCACCGTCGGCCTCGACCCCGTCCTGCGCCGCGACCTGTGGAACCTCTTCCACGACATCGCCGCCACCCGGGGCGCCACGATCCTCGTCTCCTCCCACGTCATGGACGAGGCCGAGCGCTGCCACGACCTGCTCCTCATGCGCGAGGGCCGCATCCTCGCCCAGGACACCCCCGACGCACTGCGCACCCGTACCCACTCCGCCACCGTCGAGGAGGGCTTCCTCCGCCTCGTCGACGAGGCCAACGCCCTCGCCACCCAGGAGCGCACGCCGTGA
- a CDS encoding ABC transporter permease has product MTVTTAISGARTTATAARVLRQLRHDPRSIALMLLVPVLMLTLLRYVFDGDARTFDSIGASLLGIFPLITMFLVTSIATLRERTSGTLERLLAMPLGKGDLIAGYALAFGAVAVVQSLLATGLALWLLGLDVVGSPWLLLLVALLDALLGTALGLFVSAFAASEFQAVQFMPAVIFPQLLLCGLFAARDTMQPVLEGLSDVLPMSYAVDGMTQVLTHTDMTADFVRDVVIVAACALLVLALGAATLRRRTP; this is encoded by the coding sequence GTGACCGTCACCACCGCAATCAGTGGCGCCCGCACCACCGCCACCGCCGCCCGCGTCCTGCGCCAGCTCCGCCACGACCCGCGCTCCATCGCGCTGATGCTGCTGGTGCCCGTCCTGATGCTGACGCTGCTCCGCTACGTCTTCGACGGCGACGCCCGCACCTTCGACAGCATCGGGGCGTCCCTCCTCGGGATCTTCCCCCTCATCACGATGTTCCTGGTGACCTCCATCGCCACCCTCCGCGAGCGCACCTCCGGCACCCTCGAACGCCTCCTCGCCATGCCGCTCGGCAAGGGCGACCTGATCGCCGGCTACGCCCTCGCCTTCGGCGCCGTGGCCGTCGTACAGTCCCTGCTCGCCACCGGCCTCGCCCTCTGGCTCCTCGGCCTCGACGTGGTCGGCTCCCCGTGGCTGCTCCTGCTCGTCGCCCTCCTCGACGCGCTCCTCGGCACCGCCCTCGGACTCTTCGTCTCCGCCTTCGCGGCCTCCGAATTCCAGGCCGTCCAGTTCATGCCGGCGGTGATCTTCCCGCAGCTGCTGCTCTGCGGCCTGTTCGCCGCGCGCGACACCATGCAGCCCGTCCTCGAAGGCCTCTCCGACGTCCTGCCCATGTCCTACGCCGTGGACGGCATGACCCAGGTCCTCACCCACACCGACATGACGGCCGACTTCGTCCGCGACGTCGTCATCGTCGCCGCCTGCGCCCTGCTGGTCCTCGCCCTCGGCGCGGCCACCCTGCGCCGCCGCACCCCCTGA
- the proC gene encoding pyrroline-5-carboxylate reductase: MTQTVAVLGTGKIGEALLSGMIRGGRPAGKLLVTARRPERAEELHTRYGVEAVSNAEAAKRADTLILTVKPQDMGKLLEELAPHVPADRLVISGAAGIPTSFFEERLAPGTPVVRVMTNTPALVDEAMSVISAGSHATAAHLQHTEEIFGGVGKTLRVPESQQDAATALSGSGPAYFYFLVEAMTDAGILLGLPRAQAHDLIVQAAIGAAVMLRDSGEHPVKLREAVTSPAGTTINAIVELEKHGVRAALIAALEAARDRSRELASGNS, from the coding sequence ATGACCCAGACAGTCGCAGTCCTCGGCACCGGCAAGATCGGCGAGGCCCTGCTCAGCGGGATGATCCGCGGCGGCCGACCCGCCGGGAAACTCCTCGTCACCGCCCGCCGCCCCGAGCGGGCCGAGGAACTGCACACCCGCTACGGCGTCGAGGCCGTCTCCAACGCCGAAGCCGCCAAGCGCGCCGACACCCTCATCCTCACCGTCAAGCCCCAGGACATGGGCAAGCTCCTCGAAGAGCTCGCCCCGCACGTCCCGGCCGACCGCCTCGTCATCAGCGGCGCCGCGGGCATCCCCACCTCGTTCTTCGAGGAGCGGCTCGCCCCCGGCACCCCCGTCGTGCGCGTCATGACGAACACCCCGGCCCTCGTCGACGAGGCCATGTCCGTCATCTCCGCCGGCAGCCACGCCACCGCCGCCCACCTCCAGCACACCGAGGAGATCTTCGGCGGCGTCGGCAAGACCCTGCGCGTCCCGGAGTCCCAGCAGGACGCCGCCACCGCCCTCTCCGGCTCCGGACCCGCGTACTTCTACTTCCTCGTCGAGGCCATGACCGACGCCGGCATCCTCCTCGGCCTGCCCCGCGCCCAGGCCCACGACCTCATCGTCCAGGCCGCCATCGGCGCCGCCGTGATGCTGCGCGACAGCGGGGAACACCCCGTCAAGCTCCGTGAGGCCGTCACCTCCCCGGCCGGTACGACGATCAACGCGATCGTCGAGCTGGAGAAGCACGGCGTACGAGCGGCCCTCATCGCCGCCCTCGAAGCCGCCCGCGACCGCAGCCGCGAACTCGCCTCCGGCAACAGCTGA
- the trpS gene encoding tryptophan--tRNA ligase, with protein sequence MTRIFSGVKPTGHLTLGNYLGAVRQWVAADQEPEDALFCVVDLHALTIEHDPARVRRLSRQAATLLLAAGLGPEKCTLFVQSHVDEHTRLAYLLECTATDGELRRMIQYKEKAAAAQAAGDGVRLSLLTYPVLMAADILAYGTAEVPVGEDQRQHVELTRDLAVRFNQRYGHTFAVPKATLPVVAARVMDLQDPTSKMGKSGDAGAGVVFMLDEPGAIRKKVMRAVTDSGDGGVVYDRAARPGVANLLDILGACTGAEPAVLAEGYDGYGALKRDVADAVVELLRPVRERHAELAADPGAVEKVLREGAERARELARPVVDRAYRAIGLLEP encoded by the coding sequence ATGACGAGGATCTTCAGCGGGGTCAAGCCGACCGGGCATCTGACGCTGGGGAACTACCTGGGGGCCGTACGGCAGTGGGTCGCCGCGGACCAGGAGCCCGAGGACGCGCTGTTCTGCGTCGTCGATCTGCACGCGCTGACCATCGAGCACGACCCGGCGCGGGTGCGCCGGCTCAGTCGGCAGGCGGCGACGCTGTTGCTCGCCGCCGGGCTGGGGCCCGAGAAGTGCACGTTGTTCGTGCAGAGCCACGTGGACGAGCACACCCGGCTGGCGTACCTGCTGGAGTGCACCGCCACCGACGGTGAGCTGCGGCGGATGATCCAGTACAAGGAGAAGGCCGCCGCCGCGCAGGCGGCGGGGGACGGCGTACGGCTGTCGCTCCTGACGTACCCCGTGCTGATGGCCGCCGACATCCTGGCGTACGGGACGGCCGAGGTGCCGGTGGGCGAGGACCAGCGGCAGCACGTCGAGCTGACGCGGGATCTGGCGGTGCGGTTCAACCAGCGCTACGGGCACACCTTCGCCGTACCGAAGGCGACTCTGCCGGTGGTGGCGGCGCGGGTCATGGACCTGCAGGACCCGACGTCGAAGATGGGGAAGTCCGGGGACGCGGGGGCCGGGGTGGTGTTCATGCTCGACGAGCCCGGGGCCATCCGTAAGAAGGTGATGCGGGCCGTGACCGACAGCGGGGACGGCGGCGTCGTCTACGACCGGGCGGCGCGGCCGGGGGTGGCGAACCTGCTCGACATCCTGGGCGCCTGTACGGGCGCCGAGCCGGCGGTGCTCGCCGAGGGGTACGACGGGTACGGCGCGCTGAAGAGGGACGTCGCCGACGCGGTGGTGGAGCTGCTGCGGCCGGTTCGGGAGCGGCACGCGGAGCTGGCGGCCGATCCCGGGGCGGTGGAGAAGGTGCTGCGGGAGGGTGCCGAGCGGGCCAGGGAGCTGGCGCGGCCGGTGGTGGACCGGGCGTACCGGGCGATCGGACTGCTGGAGCCCTGA
- a CDS encoding HAD family phosphatase: MGYDLVIFDNDGVLVDSEPLANGILAGYLSELGHPTSYDESLRDYMGAAVHRVHDVVFERTGERLPAEFDETLHARTFAAFERELKPVPGVEDVLGALTAQGVAYCLASSGTHERIRVGHRAAGIDGWFEEEWIYSSEDVGQGKPAPDLYLHAADQMGVLPSRCVVVEDSPLGVRAAVAAGMDVYAFTGMLPAERLPGATGYFGDMKQLIGLLGLEA, from the coding sequence ATGGGCTACGACCTCGTCATCTTCGACAACGACGGCGTGCTGGTGGACAGTGAGCCGCTCGCCAACGGGATCCTCGCCGGGTACCTGAGCGAGCTGGGACACCCCACCTCCTACGACGAATCCCTCCGCGACTACATGGGGGCGGCCGTGCACCGGGTTCACGACGTCGTCTTCGAGCGGACCGGGGAGCGGTTGCCGGCCGAATTCGACGAGACCCTCCACGCGCGGACGTTCGCCGCGTTCGAGCGCGAGCTGAAGCCCGTGCCGGGTGTGGAAGACGTGCTCGGGGCGCTGACCGCGCAGGGGGTGGCGTACTGCCTGGCCTCCTCCGGGACCCACGAGCGGATCCGGGTCGGGCACCGGGCCGCCGGGATCGACGGGTGGTTCGAGGAGGAGTGGATCTACAGCTCGGAGGACGTCGGGCAGGGGAAGCCCGCCCCGGACCTGTATCTGCACGCGGCGGACCAGATGGGCGTCTTGCCCTCGCGGTGCGTGGTCGTCGAGGACAGCCCGCTCGGGGTGCGGGCCGCCGTCGCCGCGGGGATGGACGTGTACGCGTTCACCGGGATGCTGCCGGCCGAGCGGCTCCCTGGGGCCACCGGGTACTTCGGGGACATGAAGCAGCTGATCGGGCTGCTCGGACTGGAGGCCTGA
- a CDS encoding MFS transporter, with the protein MTADVRLRRGRGALGFSFFVQGVTFALLVTRIPAIQDRYGISDGLLPAFLAAVPVLAGVASVATEHLVKRIAPAAVLRWAQPLVLLSLLGVGAGTQMWHVAVALGAFGLSVGALDASMNMLGVSLQRAYGRSIMLGFHASYSLGGIVGASAAWAGAHWHLSLLAGYAPAVAALLPLAFYGSRFYVGQQGQGQGQGEVAEKGLGAGGFTLLLPLCLVMACAYIGDSTVSNWSAKYLQDVLGSSEQLATVPYNVYMVTTLIGRAVGDLGVRRFGAVAVVRVGTVVAAGGFAVVAAAPGAWLGMLGFTLLGIGLCVIVPQTFAAAGRLFPGASDTAIARLNIFNYVGFLIGSPLVGGIGDAWSYRGAMLVPMVLVLVTLFYARSFGAEGARYGVRHERPRVVDVGRGGNEV; encoded by the coding sequence ATGACAGCTGATGTGCGGCTCCGGCGTGGGCGCGGGGCCCTGGGGTTCAGTTTCTTCGTGCAGGGCGTGACCTTCGCCCTGCTCGTGACCCGGATCCCGGCCATCCAGGACCGGTACGGGATATCCGACGGGCTGCTGCCCGCCTTCCTCGCCGCCGTGCCCGTCCTCGCCGGGGTCGCGAGCGTGGCGACCGAGCACCTCGTGAAGCGGATCGCGCCCGCCGCCGTACTGCGGTGGGCGCAGCCGCTGGTGCTGCTGTCCCTGCTCGGGGTCGGCGCCGGCACGCAGATGTGGCACGTGGCGGTGGCCCTGGGGGCGTTCGGGCTGTCGGTGGGTGCGCTGGACGCGTCCATGAACATGCTCGGCGTCAGTCTCCAGCGGGCGTACGGGCGCAGCATCATGCTCGGCTTTCACGCGTCGTACAGTCTCGGCGGGATCGTGGGGGCGTCGGCGGCCTGGGCCGGGGCGCACTGGCACCTCTCGCTGCTCGCCGGCTACGCCCCGGCGGTGGCCGCGCTGCTGCCGCTCGCGTTCTACGGGAGCCGGTTCTACGTCGGGCAGCAGGGGCAGGGGCAGGGGCAGGGGGAGGTCGCCGAGAAGGGGCTGGGGGCCGGCGGGTTCACGTTGTTGCTGCCGCTGTGCCTCGTGATGGCGTGCGCGTACATCGGGGATTCGACGGTCTCGAACTGGAGCGCCAAGTACCTCCAGGACGTGCTGGGGAGCTCGGAGCAGCTGGCGACGGTCCCGTACAACGTGTACATGGTGACGACCCTGATCGGGCGGGCCGTCGGGGACCTGGGCGTGCGCCGGTTCGGGGCGGTGGCCGTGGTGCGGGTCGGGACGGTGGTGGCCGCGGGCGGGTTCGCGGTGGTGGCCGCCGCGCCCGGGGCGTGGCTGGGGATGCTCGGGTTCACGCTGCTGGGGATCGGGCTGTGCGTGATCGTGCCGCAGACGTTCGCGGCCGCCGGCAGGTTGTTCCCCGGGGCGTCGGACACGGCGATCGCTCGGCTGAACATCTTCAATTACGTCGGGTTCCTGATCGGGTCGCCGCTCGTCGGCGGGATCGGGGACGCGTGGAGCTACCGGGGCGCGATGCTCGTGCCGATGGTGCTGGTGCTGGTGACGCTCTTCTACGCCCGCTCGTTCGGCGCGGAGGGCGCCCGATACGGTGTCCGGCATGAGCGGCCGCGGGTTGTTGATGTGGGACGAGGCGGTAACGAGGTATGA
- a CDS encoding acetoin utilization protein AcuC yields MSGRGLLMWDEAVTRYDFGPSHPMDPVRLALTMGLVRAFGLDRAMEVRAAPEAGDSTLRLVHREDYVAAVREVSADPGVADGSYGLGTMDDPAFHGMHEASALIAGQSVAAAEAIWHGEAEHAVNFAGGLHHAMPGGAAGFCVYNDAALAIARLLELGAERVAYVDVDVHHGDGVQAAFWDDPRVLTISLHEHPRTLFPQTGWPEETGGPAAQGSAANVALPAGTGDEGWLRAFHATVPELLADFRPQVLVTQHGADTHFEDPLAHLAVSLDAQRAVQEACHRLAHEHAGGRWLALGGGGYAVVDVVPRSWTHLVGIAAHRPVDPAAVVPDAWRDEVYARTRQPAPARMTDGRDPAWRDWDAGYDPADRTDQAVLATRRAVFPLRGLLT; encoded by the coding sequence ATGAGCGGCCGCGGGTTGTTGATGTGGGACGAGGCGGTAACGAGGTATGACTTCGGACCGAGCCATCCGATGGATCCGGTGCGCCTGGCGCTGACCATGGGCCTGGTGCGCGCCTTCGGGCTGGACCGGGCGATGGAGGTACGGGCGGCCCCGGAGGCCGGGGATTCGACGCTGCGGCTCGTCCACCGCGAGGACTACGTGGCGGCCGTGCGCGAGGTGTCGGCGGATCCCGGGGTGGCCGACGGTTCGTACGGGCTCGGGACCATGGACGATCCGGCGTTCCACGGCATGCACGAGGCGTCCGCGCTGATCGCGGGCCAGTCGGTGGCGGCCGCGGAGGCGATCTGGCACGGGGAGGCCGAGCACGCGGTGAACTTCGCGGGCGGGCTGCACCACGCGATGCCCGGCGGCGCGGCGGGGTTCTGCGTGTACAACGACGCGGCGCTCGCGATCGCGCGGCTGCTGGAGCTGGGGGCCGAGCGGGTCGCGTACGTGGACGTGGACGTGCATCACGGCGACGGGGTGCAGGCGGCGTTCTGGGACGACCCGCGGGTGCTGACGATCTCCCTGCACGAGCATCCCCGGACGCTGTTCCCGCAGACGGGCTGGCCGGAGGAGACGGGCGGGCCGGCCGCCCAGGGCTCGGCGGCGAACGTCGCGCTGCCCGCCGGGACCGGCGACGAGGGCTGGCTGCGGGCGTTCCACGCGACGGTGCCGGAGCTGCTTGCGGACTTCCGGCCGCAGGTGCTGGTGACGCAGCACGGGGCCGATACGCACTTCGAGGACCCGCTGGCCCATCTGGCGGTGTCGCTGGACGCGCAGCGGGCCGTGCAGGAGGCCTGTCACCGGCTCGCGCACGAGCACGCGGGCGGGCGCTGGCTGGCGCTGGGCGGCGGCGGGTACGCGGTGGTGGACGTCGTACCGCGGTCGTGGACGCACCTGGTGGGGATCGCGGCGCACCGGCCGGTGGATCCGGCGGCGGTGGTCCCGGACGCGTGGCGCGACGAGGTGTACGCGCGGACCCGGCAGCCGGCGCCGGCCCGGATGACGGACGGGCGCGATCCGGCCTGGCGGGACTGGGACGCGGGCTACGACCCGGCGGACCGGACGGATCAGGCCGTTCTCGCGACGCGGCGGGCGGTGTTCCCGTTGCGTGGCCTGCTCACGTAA